A section of the Leminorella richardii genome encodes:
- a CDS encoding M20 family metallopeptidase, with protein sequence MSTILAYLTQHQHDILADLERLARAESPSHDKQAVDACGDLVQSLFADYLGVKAEVFPQTEYGNHLTVEIGRGTKKTLIIGHFDTVWDIGRLTLRKEDGKLYGPGVLDMKGGLTQAIWAVRALKELNLLGDRQIRFFCNADEELGSPSSRPLIEQIAPGYQTVLVPEPATASGALKTGRKGTGRFYVHIKGRAAHAGNNPEDGISAIQEMSYQIQYLHSLNAPENGTTVNVGVACGGSKINVVAEEANLSIDVRVTRLDEAERIHKAIYDSVAVMAGIQLTVSGGMVRPPMERSEASGKLMDKAKEAASALGFEIGEASVGGGSDGNFTAALGIPTLDGLGSTGAGPHAEHEHIVLDDLVKRSALLAELIVRL encoded by the coding sequence ATGTCCACAATTCTTGCCTACCTGACCCAGCATCAGCACGACATTCTGGCCGATCTTGAGCGTTTGGCTCGTGCTGAATCACCCTCTCACGACAAGCAGGCGGTAGACGCCTGCGGCGATCTGGTTCAGTCGCTGTTTGCTGACTATCTTGGCGTAAAGGCTGAGGTTTTTCCTCAAACGGAATATGGTAATCACCTGACGGTTGAAATCGGTAGAGGTACTAAAAAGACACTGATTATCGGGCACTTTGACACCGTTTGGGACATCGGCCGCCTAACGCTAAGAAAGGAAGACGGTAAACTCTACGGCCCCGGCGTTCTGGATATGAAAGGGGGTCTGACACAGGCGATTTGGGCTGTTCGGGCACTAAAAGAGCTCAACCTGCTTGGCGATCGCCAAATCCGCTTTTTTTGCAATGCCGACGAAGAGCTTGGCAGCCCGAGCTCCCGCCCGCTGATTGAGCAAATTGCCCCCGGCTACCAGACCGTTCTAGTTCCCGAACCCGCTACAGCCAGCGGCGCACTAAAAACCGGTCGTAAAGGCACCGGGCGTTTCTACGTGCACATCAAAGGGCGCGCTGCCCACGCGGGCAACAACCCAGAAGACGGCATCAGCGCCATTCAGGAAATGTCCTACCAAATCCAGTATCTCCACTCCCTAAACGCGCCGGAAAACGGAACAACCGTTAACGTTGGCGTAGCCTGCGGCGGCAGTAAGATTAACGTGGTAGCTGAAGAAGCAAACCTCAGTATTGACGTACGCGTTACCCGACTGGATGAAGCAGAACGGATCCACAAGGCAATCTACGACTCAGTCGCCGTTATGGCGGGAATTCAACTCACCGTCAGCGGCGGCATGGTACGCCCACCGATGGAGCGTAGTGAAGCTTCTGGCAAACTGATGGACAAGGCTAAAGAGGCCGCCAGCGCGCTAGGCTTTGAAATCGGAGAAGCTTCTGTCGGAGGCGGCAGTGACGGTAACTTCACGGCAGCGCTAGGTATTCCAACCCTTGACGGCTTGGGGTCAACCGGCGCAGGCCCGCACGCTGAGCATGAGCATATTGTCCTCGACGATCTGGTTAAACGCTCCGCTCTGCTGGCTGAGCTTATCGTACGGCTTTAA
- the trmD gene encoding tRNA (guanosine(37)-N1)-methyltransferase TrmD, translating to MWIGVISLFPEMFRAVTDYGVTGRAVKNGLLSVNVWSPRDFTHDRHRTVDDRPYGGGPGMLMMVQPLRDAIHEAKAAAGEGVKVIYLSPQGRKLDQTGVCELAMNEKMILICGRYEGIDERVIQTEVDEEWSIGDYVLSGGELPAMTLIDSVSRFIPGVLGHQQSAEEDSFADGLLDCPHYTRPEVLDGMEVPEVLLSGNHEHIRRWRLKQSLGRTWLRRPELLESLALTDEQAALLTAFQKEWEEQQD from the coding sequence ATGTGGATTGGGGTTATTAGCCTGTTCCCGGAAATGTTCCGTGCGGTAACCGACTATGGAGTAACCGGCCGAGCAGTAAAGAATGGCCTGCTGAGTGTCAACGTCTGGAGTCCTCGCGACTTCACGCACGACAGGCATCGCACCGTTGACGACCGGCCTTACGGCGGTGGTCCCGGCATGTTGATGATGGTTCAGCCCTTACGGGACGCCATACACGAAGCGAAAGCGGCAGCGGGTGAAGGGGTGAAGGTGATCTATCTTTCACCACAGGGGCGCAAACTTGACCAGACTGGCGTTTGCGAGCTGGCGATGAATGAGAAGATGATTCTGATTTGTGGCCGGTATGAGGGAATAGACGAGCGCGTGATTCAAACCGAAGTCGATGAGGAGTGGTCCATTGGTGATTACGTTCTCAGCGGCGGAGAGCTTCCCGCGATGACGTTGATTGATTCAGTCTCCCGCTTTATTCCGGGGGTGCTGGGGCATCAGCAGTCAGCCGAAGAGGACTCGTTTGCCGACGGTCTTTTAGACTGTCCGCACTATACCCGACCTGAGGTGTTAGACGGCATGGAAGTACCGGAAGTGCTGCTTTCGGGCAACCATGAACACATTCGCCGCTGGCGCCTGAAGCAGTCGCTGGGTCGAACCTGGCTTAGAAGACCTGAGCTTCTGGAAAGCCTAGCTCTGACTGATGAGCAAGCAGCGCTGTTAACCGCATTCCAAAAAGAATGGGAAGAACAGCAAGACTAA
- a CDS encoding pyridoxal phosphate-dependent aminotransferase, which produces MDRRTLLKSSGLLLGGLTLGQLVTGTARASQGTKPASPSSALPVPTKESPLLLNFNENSLGMSPKAHQAAVEALTQAFRYPDAAREKLVEKIAEVHKLQVANLSLGNGSSESIQAAVQMGIYQAQKAGKKVQLVAPDPTFNYAELYASSLGASVVKVPLNDKLGFDVVGLKKAVDAFDGVSIVYLCNPNNPTATITPADQLEPWIADASESTLFILDEAYAEFVTDPSFRSGIELVLKGNKKVIVTRTFSKIYALAGLRIGYAVAHPEVIAQIEAFMSIDNTNAAGAAAALASLEDKTFLTISKTSVDTARKIVTAALDKLGLEYLPSQANFIFHKVPGDVKTYQNRMKEYHVFVGREFPPATGWNRLTLGTPEEMTTFVSVLNEFRAKGWV; this is translated from the coding sequence ATGGACAGGCGAACACTTCTTAAATCATCCGGCCTTTTGCTGGGCGGCCTGACTCTTGGCCAGCTCGTCACCGGTACCGCAAGAGCCAGCCAGGGTACAAAACCAGCAAGCCCATCGTCTGCACTACCAGTACCGACTAAAGAAAGTCCACTGCTGCTGAACTTTAACGAAAACTCACTGGGTATGTCCCCAAAGGCTCATCAGGCTGCGGTTGAAGCGCTAACACAGGCCTTCCGCTACCCTGATGCCGCCAGAGAAAAACTCGTCGAGAAAATCGCCGAAGTGCATAAACTTCAGGTAGCCAATTTATCTTTAGGCAATGGTTCCTCTGAATCTATTCAGGCTGCCGTTCAGATGGGGATATATCAGGCGCAAAAAGCAGGTAAAAAAGTTCAGCTGGTTGCCCCCGATCCCACCTTCAACTATGCGGAACTCTATGCATCTTCCTTAGGGGCCAGCGTTGTTAAAGTTCCACTGAACGATAAGCTAGGATTCGACGTTGTCGGCTTAAAGAAAGCGGTTGATGCATTTGACGGTGTATCTATTGTCTATCTGTGTAACCCGAATAATCCTACCGCAACGATTACTCCCGCCGATCAGTTAGAGCCGTGGATCGCCGATGCGTCAGAAAGCACGCTGTTTATTCTGGATGAAGCCTATGCCGAATTCGTGACCGATCCCAGCTTCCGCAGCGGCATCGAACTGGTTCTGAAAGGGAACAAAAAGGTCATCGTTACCCGCACGTTCTCAAAAATCTATGCGCTGGCAGGTCTGCGCATTGGCTATGCGGTTGCCCATCCAGAGGTCATTGCCCAGATCGAAGCCTTTATGTCTATCGACAATACTAACGCAGCAGGCGCGGCGGCGGCTCTCGCATCGCTGGAAGACAAAACCTTCCTGACGATTAGCAAAACCTCTGTAGATACAGCGCGAAAAATCGTTACTGCAGCGCTAGACAAGCTGGGACTGGAATATCTGCCCTCACAGGCAAACTTCATTTTCCATAAAGTACCCGGGGACGTTAAAACCTATCAGAATCGCATGAAGGAATACCACGTTTTCGTTGGCCGCGAATTTCCTCCGGCAACGGGCTGGAATCGCCTAACGCTGGGTACTCCCGAAGAAATGACCACCTTTGTCAGCGTGCTTAACGAATTCCGCGCCAAAGGTTGGGTGTAA
- the murP gene encoding PTS N-acetylmuramic acid transporter subunit IIBC: MAKITQETVAQIAKAIGGLDNVVKSGNCMTRLRLTLKDSGRADTAQIKAIPGVLGVIETDEQLQIVLGPGKAQSAADMMAALLAQPYRQDSSSEKAPEVTLKDIAAANKREVKARQGSAIHNFLSKFATIFTPLIPGFIAAGLLLGVATLIEQSVVQGGGVVTGNLLYVITFMKVFSKGLFAFLSIMIGYNAQQAFGGTGVNGAIIAALFILGYDPKAVTGIYSGMETFFGLTIVPKGNIIGVLIATLLGAYVERAVRRIIPGNLDMILTSGITLLIMGTVTFVLIMPFSGLLFNGMSWLFLHLNSNPIGCAVLAGLFLIAVMFGIHQGFIPVYFALMDAQGFNSLFPILSMAGAGQVGASLALYFKAEKNSLLRTQIRGAIIPGILGVGEPLIYGVTLPRLKPFVTACIGGAIGGFFIGTVAYLGLPMGLNSAFGPSGIVALPLMTSNHGIFAGMAVYGCGLLVSYFAGFIITWFFGTKDVDLT; encoded by the coding sequence ATGGCGAAAATAACCCAAGAGACAGTAGCGCAGATAGCGAAAGCCATCGGCGGGCTCGACAACGTGGTAAAAAGCGGCAACTGCATGACGCGGCTAAGGCTGACGCTAAAAGATAGCGGTCGTGCGGACACCGCGCAGATAAAGGCCATTCCCGGCGTGCTGGGCGTTATCGAAACTGATGAGCAGCTTCAAATTGTTCTTGGCCCGGGAAAGGCTCAGTCAGCAGCCGATATGATGGCGGCACTGTTGGCACAGCCCTATAGACAAGACAGTTCTTCAGAAAAAGCGCCGGAGGTTACCCTTAAGGATATTGCTGCGGCCAACAAGCGCGAAGTGAAAGCGCGACAGGGTAGCGCTATCCATAATTTTCTCAGCAAGTTTGCCACCATCTTTACGCCGCTGATACCGGGCTTTATTGCCGCCGGCCTGCTGCTTGGCGTGGCGACGCTGATTGAGCAGTCCGTTGTTCAAGGCGGTGGGGTAGTGACGGGTAATTTGCTTTATGTCATTACCTTTATGAAGGTATTTAGCAAGGGGCTGTTTGCCTTTTTAAGCATTATGATCGGCTATAACGCCCAGCAGGCGTTTGGCGGTACTGGTGTTAACGGGGCGATTATCGCCGCGCTGTTTATTCTGGGCTATGACCCCAAGGCCGTGACGGGGATCTACTCAGGCATGGAAACTTTCTTCGGCCTGACGATTGTGCCCAAGGGGAATATTATCGGCGTTCTGATTGCCACCCTGCTAGGCGCCTATGTAGAGCGAGCGGTCAGGCGCATTATTCCCGGCAATCTGGACATGATCCTCACCTCGGGCATTACTCTACTGATTATGGGGACGGTGACCTTTGTTCTGATCATGCCTTTCAGCGGCCTGCTGTTTAACGGCATGTCGTGGCTCTTTTTACACTTGAACAGTAACCCGATTGGCTGCGCGGTATTGGCTGGGCTGTTTCTTATTGCAGTGATGTTCGGCATTCATCAGGGATTTATTCCCGTCTATTTCGCCTTAATGGACGCTCAGGGTTTTAACTCGCTGTTTCCTATCTTATCTATGGCCGGCGCAGGCCAGGTCGGTGCCTCTCTGGCGCTGTACTTTAAGGCGGAAAAGAATTCGTTGCTGCGCACGCAGATCCGAGGGGCGATTATTCCCGGCATTTTGGGGGTTGGTGAGCCGCTTATCTACGGAGTTACGCTGCCAAGACTTAAACCATTTGTCACCGCCTGTATCGGTGGCGCAATAGGCGGCTTTTTTATCGGTACAGTTGCCTACCTTGGTCTGCCGATGGGGCTTAACAGCGCGTTTGGCCCCTCAGGGATTGTGGCGCTGCCGCTGATGACGTCGAACCACGGCATCTTTGCCGGCATGGCGGTGTATGGCTGTGGGCTGCTGGTGTCATATTTCGCAGGGTTTATCATTACCTGGTTCTTTGGCACCAAAGATGTCGATCTAACGTAG
- the rimM gene encoding ribosome maturation factor RimM (Essential for efficient processing of 16S rRNA), with amino-acid sequence MSALLNPVVLGKLGSAYGIRGWLRVFSSTEQSESIFDYGPWYIKRAGEWRIVELESWKRHNQDLIVKLKGVDDRDAAHVLANCEIAVNTEQLPTLEEGDYYWKDLMGCKVVTTSGYELGKVTDMMETGSNDVLVVRANLKDAFGAKERLIPFLDGQVIKKVDLAAQSIEVDWDPGF; translated from the coding sequence ATGAGCGCGCTATTAAATCCCGTAGTCCTTGGTAAGCTAGGGTCTGCATATGGAATTCGAGGCTGGCTCAGAGTGTTTTCATCCACCGAGCAGTCTGAAAGCATTTTTGACTACGGGCCGTGGTATATCAAGCGGGCCGGTGAGTGGCGAATCGTCGAGCTGGAAAGCTGGAAACGCCACAATCAGGATTTGATCGTGAAGCTGAAAGGCGTTGACGATCGCGATGCTGCCCACGTGTTGGCTAACTGCGAGATTGCCGTTAACACTGAGCAGTTGCCTACCCTTGAAGAGGGCGATTACTACTGGAAAGACCTCATGGGCTGTAAAGTAGTAACCACTTCAGGATATGAACTGGGAAAAGTCACTGACATGATGGAAACCGGTTCTAACGACGTTTTAGTCGTTCGGGCAAACCTGAAAGATGCTTTTGGCGCCAAGGAGCGCTTAATTCCGTTCCTTGATGGGCAAGTGATTAAGAAAGTCGATCTCGCTGCTCAATCGATTGAAGTCGATTGGGATCCCGGTTTTTAA
- a CDS encoding amidohydrolase family protein — MYQYDKVVKGVWVKDPINGVDCRADIAIVDGKIAAIEADIPMSQGRTLIDLGGYTAIPGIIDPHTHVSAFWGSDNGQTMLAKAGVCTTLDMAGPMEDILQSIPQHGAGLNVAILQYASPPYTFNSASPSSAEISGLVEKSLRDGAYGVKLLGRHYPLTPDASAQLIAEIARQGGYVAWHAGTTEHGSNIEGMREAIAMADGHFLHLAHINSYCRGAINPELEEAQEAISLLIKNPNIYSESYISPLNGTSLACKDGAPISKVTCNSLIKLGFEATEAGMEKAFRAGKVGCVVNGGSESVRVTGEEGIRLWREHETELGGMFPVNPPMPRIMLAEAKRPSGDFVVDCLSTDGGCLPRNVLIEKGLGLVFLDVLSLDEFIIKTSWNPSRMLRLTQKGSLGIGMDADITVLDVERRLPVATIVGGEVAMFKGLVCGRGSTIICTENGEASLQARGIKTCVADPSQRPLAMSATR; from the coding sequence ATGTACCAATATGACAAGGTAGTAAAAGGCGTTTGGGTAAAAGATCCGATTAACGGTGTGGATTGTCGGGCGGATATTGCCATTGTTGATGGAAAAATTGCCGCCATTGAAGCGGATATTCCCATGAGCCAGGGAAGAACGCTGATTGACCTTGGCGGCTATACCGCGATTCCCGGCATTATCGATCCCCATACGCACGTCAGTGCATTCTGGGGTAGCGACAACGGCCAGACAATGCTGGCCAAGGCGGGGGTATGTACAACGTTGGACATGGCAGGGCCGATGGAAGATATTCTTCAGTCGATCCCTCAGCACGGTGCAGGGCTTAACGTGGCGATTTTGCAGTATGCGAGTCCACCCTATACCTTTAACAGCGCTTCGCCGTCATCGGCAGAAATCAGTGGACTGGTAGAAAAAAGCCTGCGCGACGGTGCCTACGGTGTGAAGCTGCTGGGCAGGCACTATCCGCTAACGCCGGATGCTTCAGCACAGCTTATTGCTGAAATCGCCCGTCAGGGAGGGTACGTAGCCTGGCATGCGGGAACCACAGAGCACGGCTCCAATATTGAGGGCATGCGTGAAGCTATCGCTATGGCTGACGGTCATTTTCTTCACCTAGCGCATATCAACAGCTACTGTCGTGGAGCGATCAATCCTGAGCTGGAAGAGGCTCAGGAGGCGATTTCTCTGCTGATTAAGAACCCCAATATTTACAGTGAGTCCTATATTTCTCCCCTTAACGGGACCAGCCTAGCCTGTAAGGACGGCGCGCCGATCAGCAAAGTCACCTGTAATAGCCTGATTAAGCTCGGCTTCGAGGCGACGGAAGCAGGAATGGAAAAGGCGTTTCGGGCAGGGAAAGTCGGATGCGTGGTGAACGGCGGCAGTGAGAGTGTACGCGTGACTGGCGAAGAAGGCATTCGGCTGTGGCGGGAGCACGAAACCGAATTGGGGGGAATGTTCCCGGTCAATCCTCCCATGCCTAGGATCATGCTGGCTGAAGCCAAACGACCGAGCGGTGATTTCGTTGTGGACTGCCTGTCCACCGATGGCGGCTGCCTGCCGCGCAACGTACTGATCGAGAAGGGACTTGGTCTGGTCTTCCTTGATGTGCTCAGCCTAGATGAGTTCATTATTAAAACCTCTTGGAACCCTTCTCGTATGCTGCGTTTGACCCAAAAAGGTAGTTTAGGCATCGGGATGGATGCGGATATCACTGTGCTGGATGTTGAACGAAGGCTACCGGTTGCGACCATCGTTGGCGGTGAGGTGGCGATGTTTAAAGGGTTGGTCTGTGGACGCGGTTCGACCATCATCTGTACTGAGAACGGAGAGGCGAGCCTACAGGCAAGAGGGATAAAAACCTGTGTCGCCGATCCGTCTCAAAGGCCGCTGGCAATGAGTGCAACTCGCTGA
- the murQ gene encoding N-acetylmuramic acid 6-phosphate etherase translates to MIDLSQMVTESRNPASERIDELTTLEMLRVINDEDKKVAFAVEKELPHIARAVDAISEAFSLGGRLVYCGAGTSGRLGILDASECPPTYGTPPEQVIGLIAGGHRAILKAVENAEDSLEMGVEDLKAIGFNERDVLVGIAASGRTPYVLAAMAYADSLGATVVSLSCNPESPMAKAANIAITPVVGGEVVTGSSRMKAGTAQKLVLNMLTTGAMIRTGKVYGNLMVDVEATNAKLIERQKGIVMQATGCDRDEAQAALEQSDGHCKTAIVMVLTGVSAEQAKAMLAAHRGFIRPAIEAGRE, encoded by the coding sequence ATGATCGATCTGAGTCAAATGGTGACGGAAAGCCGTAATCCGGCCAGTGAACGCATTGATGAACTAACCACATTGGAGATGCTGCGGGTCATTAATGATGAAGATAAAAAAGTGGCTTTTGCGGTAGAAAAAGAGCTGCCTCACATTGCTCGCGCGGTGGATGCTATCAGCGAAGCCTTTAGCCTCGGTGGCCGGCTGGTGTATTGCGGTGCAGGAACCTCTGGAAGGCTGGGGATTCTGGATGCCAGCGAGTGTCCGCCAACCTATGGTACGCCTCCAGAGCAGGTTATTGGTCTTATTGCCGGTGGGCATCGGGCGATTCTGAAAGCGGTAGAAAACGCCGAAGACAGCCTTGAAATGGGCGTTGAGGATCTGAAAGCGATTGGTTTTAACGAGCGCGATGTTTTGGTGGGGATCGCCGCCAGCGGACGGACGCCTTACGTGTTGGCTGCCATGGCATACGCTGACTCGCTGGGAGCGACGGTTGTTAGCCTAAGCTGTAACCCAGAAAGCCCGATGGCTAAAGCCGCAAATATTGCTATTACGCCCGTTGTCGGCGGAGAGGTGGTGACTGGCTCGTCGCGCATGAAGGCCGGAACAGCTCAGAAGCTGGTGCTTAATATGCTGACAACCGGTGCCATGATCCGCACCGGAAAAGTGTATGGCAACCTGATGGTTGACGTAGAGGCGACCAACGCCAAGCTGATTGAACGGCAAAAGGGCATTGTGATGCAGGCGACGGGCTGTGACCGTGACGAAGCACAGGCTGCGCTAGAGCAGAGTGACGGTCACTGTAAGACGGCAATTGTGATGGTTTTAACCGGTGTGTCCGCCGAACAGGCAAAGGCGATGCTGGCAGCCCATCGCGGATTTATTCGCCCGGCGATAGAAGCCGGGCGTGAATAG
- the rpsP gene encoding 30S ribosomal protein S16 has product MVTIRLARGGAKKRPFYQVVVTDSRNARDGRFIERVGFFNPIATGQAERLRLDLDRVNHWIGLGATVSDRVAQLIKEAGKAA; this is encoded by the coding sequence ATGGTAACAATTCGTTTAGCTCGTGGCGGCGCTAAAAAGCGTCCGTTTTATCAAGTTGTCGTGACCGACAGCCGCAATGCGCGCGATGGTCGCTTCATTGAACGCGTAGGCTTCTTCAACCCGATCGCTACCGGTCAGGCTGAGCGTCTGCGTTTAGATCTGGATCGCGTCAATCACTGGATCGGTCTGGGTGCAACGGTTTCTGACCGTGTTGCACAGCTGATTAAAGAAGCTGGTAAAGCAGCTTAA
- the rplS gene encoding 50S ribosomal protein L19 yields the protein MSNIIKQLEDEQMKKDVPAFRPGDSVEVKVWVVEGSKKRLQAFEGVVIAIRNRGLHSAFTVRKISNGEGVERVFQTHSPVVDSITVKRRGAVRQAKLYYLRERAGKSARIKERLAKASA from the coding sequence ATGAGCAACATTATTAAGCAACTTGAAGACGAACAAATGAAGAAGGACGTACCTGCATTCCGTCCGGGTGATTCCGTGGAAGTTAAGGTATGGGTCGTTGAAGGCAGTAAGAAACGTCTGCAGGCATTCGAGGGCGTGGTTATCGCTATCCGTAACCGCGGTCTGCACTCTGCATTCACTGTTCGCAAGATTTCTAACGGCGAAGGCGTAGAACGCGTGTTCCAAACTCACTCTCCAGTGGTTGACAGCATTACCGTTAAGCGTCGTGGTGCCGTTCGTCAGGCTAAACTGTACTACCTGCGTGAGCGTGCCGGTAAGTCTGCTCGTATCAAAGAGCGTCTTGCTAAAGCTAGCGCTTAA